From the Limosilactobacillus panis genome, one window contains:
- a CDS encoding type II toxin-antitoxin system PemK/MazF family toxin: protein MAKEQVRRGEIYFADLSPVVGSEQGGVRPVLILQNDVGNQHSPTVIVAAITTRVQKKRLPTHVLLTKTETPLAHNSVILLEQVRTIDKQRLQDRIAKIGPQRMKEVDRALKISLGLMTIGKK, encoded by the coding sequence ATGGCAAAAGAACAGGTGCGCCGTGGGGAAATCTACTTTGCTGACCTGTCACCAGTTGTGGGGTCCGAACAGGGCGGTGTTCGCCCGGTCCTCATCTTGCAAAATGATGTGGGCAACCAGCACAGCCCAACAGTGATTGTGGCGGCAATTACAACCCGGGTCCAAAAGAAGCGTCTGCCAACGCACGTTTTACTGACCAAGACGGAGACACCGCTGGCCCATAATTCGGTGATCCTTTTGGAACAGGTGCGGACAATTGATAAGCAGCGCCTCCAGGACCGGATTGCTAAGATTGGCCCGCAACGGATGAAAGAGGTTGACCGGGCGCTTAAGATTAGCCTCGGCTTAATGACAATCGGCAAAAAGTAA
- a CDS encoding IS3 family transposase, with protein sequence MDQIRAEQSQRPKEQRFTTGEILRTIQLPKATYYDERQRIAHPSTKYARVKQVILKIVEEGRVRGRSTYGYRRVKAKLEELGIHLADTTVESLMHQLGVQVSMYNRHRNHQYHSYKGHVGTTADNLLDQTFNETNPYQVIHTDVSQIKLANKQWAYISVMIDEASKEVLAFQVSDSPNRLLIMNTLEQLENQLPATATPIIHSDQGWHYQLPYYIQRLKNHHFVQSMSRKGNCLDNAPVESFFHLFKTELLNGFPPCKNLSEFKQLATQYVHYFNYERISLKTKGMTPVEYRNHALAA encoded by the coding sequence GTGGATCAGATCAGGGCAGAACAATCACAGCGTCCAAAAGAACAACGCTTTACCACTGGCGAAATTTTGCGAACAATTCAATTACCTAAGGCTACTTATTATGATGAGCGCCAACGGATTGCCCATCCATCCACTAAGTATGCTCGTGTAAAACAAGTCATTCTTAAGATTGTGGAAGAAGGCCGTGTTCGTGGTCGATCAACCTACGGTTATCGACGAGTTAAAGCAAAATTAGAAGAACTAGGAATTCATTTAGCAGACACGACAGTTGAGTCATTGATGCATCAATTAGGTGTTCAAGTTAGTATGTATAATCGTCATCGCAATCATCAGTATCACTCATATAAGGGTCATGTGGGTACCACCGCGGACAATTTACTTGACCAAACTTTCAACGAAACGAATCCGTATCAGGTTATTCACACTGACGTTAGTCAAATTAAGCTGGCTAATAAACAGTGGGCTTATATCTCAGTCATGATTGATGAAGCCAGTAAGGAAGTCTTAGCCTTTCAAGTCAGTGATAGTCCCAATCGTTTATTAATTATGAACACCCTAGAACAATTAGAGAATCAGTTACCAGCCACCGCAACCCCAATTATCCATTCTGATCAAGGATGGCACTATCAACTTCCATACTACATTCAACGGCTTAAAAATCATCATTTTGTACAAAGTATGTCCCGTAAGGGCAACTGTTTGGATAATGCCCCCGTAGAAAGCTTTTTCCATCTTTTCAAAACCGAACTACTTAACGGTTTTCCACCGTGCAAGAATTTGTCAGAATTTAAGCAGTTAGCTACACAATATGTTCACTATTTCAACTATGAACGAATCTCTTTAAAAACTAAAGGCATGACCCCCGTTGAATATCGGAATCATGCCCTAGCAGCTTAA
- a CDS encoding helix-turn-helix domain-containing protein, translating into MSKYSSELKSQIVSEYLAGNPTAESSNNYHVSKKRINKWVQLFRMNGSQALKRRRHKRVFTQDFKLNVINYYQTHEESLAEVGAKFDLLPTQVSYWVNIFQRDGIEALKPHQKGRPPKVNKKHNPKHIRHLAERNELDRLKEELAKKNQELHEAKLELGITKKSLALFGPSKHAPKHK; encoded by the coding sequence ATGTCAAAATATTCTTCAGAATTAAAATCACAGATTGTTAGTGAATATTTAGCTGGTAACCCCACAGCTGAATCGTCTAACAATTACCATGTTTCAAAGAAACGCATCAATAAGTGGGTACAATTATTTAGGATGAATGGATCTCAAGCGCTAAAACGACGGCGTCATAAACGAGTATTTACACAAGATTTTAAGCTAAACGTGATAAACTACTACCAAACTCATGAGGAGTCATTAGCTGAGGTTGGAGCTAAGTTTGACCTGTTGCCTACACAAGTAAGTTATTGGGTCAATATTTTTCAACGTGACGGCATCGAAGCTTTGAAGCCTCATCAGAAAGGTAGGCCGCCAAAGGTGAATAAGAAGCATAATCCAAAACATATACGTCATTTGGCTGAGAGGAATGAACTCGACCGGCTCAAAGAAGAACTTGCCAAGAAGAATCAAGAGTTACATGAGGCCAAATTGGAGCTAGGAATCACAAAAAAATCTCTGGCCCTGTTCGGACCCTCAAAGCACGCGCCAAAACACAAATAG
- a CDS encoding helix-turn-helix domain-containing protein: MKINLNDPDIMDAGDASEIWGHAKNYVRRTYKSDPSKFPEGSIRKFGKQWIVTTEGMEAITGVKDPRKR, encoded by the coding sequence ATGAAAATTAACCTTAATGATCCCGATATTATGGATGCTGGAGATGCATCTGAAATTTGGGGTCATGCTAAGAATTATGTAAGAAGGACTTATAAGAGTGATCCTTCAAAATTCCCTGAAGGGAGTATCCGTAAATTCGGTAAACAATGGATCGTTACCACAGAGGGAATGGAAGCTATTACTGGGGTCAAGGACCCTCGTAAAAGGTAA
- a CDS encoding Eco57I restriction-modification methylase domain-containing protein: MTETKEQTLIQSMEGDQESARILSEYLGYKIGKNPVDPEGDTRIFFTDTDNGQNIAVVAVLPLPELTTSSTTVDVRKLYEKVIEIKDNKLSVDFTVPVIGFIGKKRLVFFKTVGGNRDTRLDLNPATIDKDLYIRNLSYLKNESIVVETSPFGFGAEAKVNDGAFRRELSSGFLTMVSMYRKKLSEWITASDLKNQLYDLVDDKAKFYIKRRDINSLAQNESYKSVLSTVVDTISLRQLMRRFLEGYYGADSFNVNGIALGVGSGTLDEAIERAVTIARNMGEEKKIKKINREKAPIEQLDLFNLGFTDEELNVTSRVEVKKGQGDYIADLSKKANEQFRLAYGGDLFAGSIGKVATKIDYELAKHNKIDWVKPYIDTKAGNYSFRFEDMPPEAIEKQYEDSMSQNVQIAFNKEKNKPEVFFGDDEVEQKNKGAYYTDQRFVNYMVNQTVAPEFQKRFQAISKAVKGGKAEEIDRTIKHLLNLKIADFSCGGGSFLRGAFLKLADQFQLLNSLDYPEKIKNKYNFLDGSADSQYQWEDYVLKHMIYGVDIDYKAVIIASLTLTLSTLQHKPKNTKLPQLIGRTLIHQNSLINAVPYYRREEVFAKYKDDIARLRKLKFTDFNQFIKLRDKLTDKVIPEAGDVANYADFLKIGCIEFALPEIYFNEDGSLNIHGGMDIVIGNPPWDKWKSNSDEFFSQYDERYRGLPNKRAKVELEEKIIAKMPIVAEKWHDEQGRIKAGSKYYRLNDNFRYQSWKINGRTKSSDLNLYRLSLERFTQLARKDASFSVLVQDDFAMGDGSTGVRHLVFDNYQIDEFLSFENRKGIFTAVHRSYKFAVLSFKGRKSSTEKKGFNVFFYRHSIEDLNKNDIKLFYPFKVLLNMEPDTYAMFEATSKDLFELIKKIDSRYPAIRNSNIIQFKREFDKNLKSTHLINLDSKPNLIPVAEGRYYNQFKFMRSKLKYGLPIEYVKNKVKEDLNEYQVSVRRIASSTNQRTLIASLIPPLIT; encoded by the coding sequence ATGACTGAAACAAAAGAACAAACTTTAATTCAAAGTATGGAAGGCGACCAAGAATCAGCTAGAATCCTTTCTGAATACTTAGGGTATAAAATCGGTAAGAATCCTGTTGACCCTGAAGGAGATACTCGTATATTTTTTACGGACACTGATAATGGTCAAAATATAGCAGTAGTGGCTGTCCTCCCTCTACCAGAGCTAACAACTAGCTCAACCACAGTTGATGTCCGTAAATTATATGAAAAGGTTATTGAAATCAAAGATAATAAACTGAGTGTTGACTTTACGGTTCCTGTAATTGGCTTTATTGGTAAGAAACGGCTTGTTTTTTTTAAGACTGTTGGGGGCAACCGTGATACTCGTCTCGACCTTAACCCAGCAACTATTGATAAAGACCTCTACATTCGTAACCTTAGTTATCTAAAAAATGAAAGTATTGTTGTGGAAACGAGCCCTTTTGGATTTGGTGCGGAAGCTAAGGTTAATGACGGAGCCTTTAGGAGAGAATTGTCTTCAGGCTTCCTAACGATGGTTTCAATGTATCGGAAAAAACTTTCTGAGTGGATCACAGCTTCTGATCTAAAGAACCAACTTTATGATTTGGTTGATGATAAAGCCAAGTTCTATATCAAACGGCGAGATATAAATTCACTGGCCCAGAACGAGTCTTACAAGTCCGTCCTTTCAACTGTTGTCGATACCATTTCTTTACGCCAACTTATGCGACGGTTTCTGGAAGGGTACTACGGTGCTGATTCATTTAATGTGAATGGAATTGCTCTTGGTGTTGGTAGTGGAACACTTGACGAAGCCATTGAACGTGCTGTTACCATTGCCCGCAATATGGGTGAAGAAAAGAAAATTAAAAAGATCAACCGAGAAAAGGCGCCGATTGAGCAGTTAGACCTTTTTAACCTTGGCTTTACTGATGAGGAACTAAATGTTACTTCGCGGGTTGAAGTCAAAAAAGGCCAAGGTGATTATATTGCTGATTTAAGCAAGAAGGCTAACGAACAATTCCGCTTAGCATATGGCGGTGACCTTTTTGCTGGCAGCATTGGCAAAGTGGCCACTAAGATTGATTACGAATTAGCCAAGCATAATAAGATCGACTGGGTGAAGCCCTATATTGACACGAAAGCCGGAAATTACAGTTTTCGTTTTGAGGATATGCCACCTGAAGCTATTGAAAAGCAATATGAAGATTCAATGAGTCAGAACGTTCAGATTGCTTTTAATAAGGAGAAAAATAAGCCAGAAGTTTTCTTCGGCGACGATGAAGTTGAGCAGAAAAATAAGGGGGCATATTACACCGACCAACGCTTTGTTAACTACATGGTTAACCAGACAGTTGCTCCTGAATTTCAGAAGCGATTCCAAGCAATTAGTAAAGCAGTGAAGGGTGGTAAGGCAGAAGAAATCGACCGTACAATTAAACATTTGCTCAATTTAAAGATTGCCGACTTTTCCTGTGGCGGTGGTTCTTTCTTGCGCGGCGCTTTCTTAAAGCTTGCCGATCAGTTTCAGCTGCTTAATAGTTTGGACTACCCAGAAAAGATTAAAAATAAGTATAATTTCTTGGATGGTTCAGCTGATAGTCAATATCAGTGGGAAGACTATGTGCTTAAACACATGATCTATGGCGTTGATATTGACTACAAAGCAGTAATTATCGCCAGCCTAACACTTACACTTTCAACTCTTCAACATAAGCCTAAGAACACAAAACTGCCTCAATTAATCGGACGAACCTTAATCCATCAGAACTCGCTTATTAATGCAGTCCCTTATTACAGGAGAGAAGAAGTATTTGCGAAGTATAAGGACGATATTGCCAGACTACGTAAACTGAAGTTTACAGATTTCAACCAATTTATAAAACTGAGAGATAAGTTAACTGATAAGGTCATCCCCGAAGCTGGAGATGTGGCAAACTATGCCGATTTCCTTAAAATTGGTTGTATTGAATTCGCCTTACCCGAAATTTATTTTAACGAGGATGGCAGCCTTAATATTCATGGTGGAATGGACATTGTTATTGGTAACCCACCTTGGGATAAATGGAAGAGCAACTCTGATGAGTTTTTCTCTCAATACGATGAGAGATATCGCGGCCTACCGAATAAGCGCGCCAAGGTTGAATTAGAAGAAAAAATAATAGCTAAGATGCCTATTGTTGCTGAAAAATGGCATGATGAGCAAGGAAGAATTAAAGCTGGTTCTAAATATTATAGATTGAATGATAATTTCCGTTACCAATCATGGAAAATTAATGGAAGAACAAAATCATCTGATTTGAACTTATACAGACTTTCGCTAGAGCGCTTTACTCAATTAGCAAGAAAAGATGCTTCATTCAGCGTATTGGTTCAGGACGATTTTGCGATGGGAGATGGGTCTACTGGTGTTAGACATTTAGTTTTTGATAATTATCAAATTGATGAATTCCTCTCATTTGAAAATAGAAAAGGAATATTTACAGCGGTACATAGAAGTTATAAATTCGCTGTTTTATCATTTAAAGGCAGGAAATCTAGCACCGAGAAAAAAGGGTTTAATGTGTTCTTTTATCGTCATTCAATTGAAGATCTAAATAAAAATGACATAAAACTTTTTTACCCATTCAAGGTTTTGTTAAATATGGAACCAGATACTTACGCAATGTTTGAAGCAACAAGCAAGGATTTATTCGAGCTAATTAAAAAAATTGATTCTCGTTATCCGGCAATTAGGAATAGTAACATTATTCAATTTAAGCGTGAATTTGATAAGAATCTTAAATCTACTCATTTAATTAATTTAGATTCAAAGCCTAATTTAATTCCTGTTGCAGAAGGAAGATATTATAACCAATTTAAATTTATGCGAAGTAAATTAAAATATGGTTTGCCTATTGAATATGTTAAAAATAAGGTAAAGGAGGATCTTAATGAGTATCAAGTGTCTGTAAGAAGAATAGCTAGTTCTACCAATCAAAGAACTTTAATAGCCTCCCTAATTCCACCACTTATTACCTGA
- a CDS encoding transposase has product MQIINHFSTENDSQNIISHFLSLIGLAKLTHRVNFKRHSLCSLKMIVAWLMTAHFERLSINRAHPDCHFTPRTARNVLNDGRINWQKLVCLVAIQLIRILTPFIDGRRRLALVLDDTLLARRWSQKTELLAKTYDHDKHEYVNGYRGLTLGWSDGNTFLPINFALMSTHQPANLIGCLAQITDQRQIAGQRRAQAQRPMNQVALELIRQAQTLGVSAKYVLFDSWYSSPKMFWQLAQLQLFGVGMLKRSAKVYYRYRGRHYSIKGLYQRLAASKMNCRHHYLYSSVIQAQYHGHQFPLKVVFVSKKGHRQDYLVLATTNLAMRPEEIIQLYGRRWQIETYFKAAKQYLALNRSQIQSYDGQCGYIAVTMITYDLLAWQERLNTDDRTIGGLFYIMNQALPDIRFMDALVYLFHELGRAELSLTDHIDDIINRFIAQLPITIQKALNTGI; this is encoded by the coding sequence ATGCAAATTATAAACCATTTCAGTACTGAAAACGATTCTCAAAACATTATTTCTCACTTCTTAAGCCTAATTGGTCTAGCTAAGCTAACTCACAGGGTGAATTTTAAGCGTCACTCATTATGTTCATTGAAAATGATCGTAGCTTGGTTAATGACAGCTCATTTTGAGCGTCTTTCGATCAATCGTGCTCATCCAGATTGCCATTTTACCCCAAGAACGGCACGGAATGTTTTGAATGATGGCCGTATTAACTGGCAGAAATTAGTCTGTTTAGTAGCGATTCAATTAATTCGCATCTTAACCCCGTTTATTGATGGTCGACGTCGTTTGGCATTAGTGCTTGATGATACTCTGTTAGCACGTCGTTGGTCCCAAAAGACTGAATTATTAGCCAAGACCTATGACCACGATAAGCACGAGTATGTAAATGGTTACCGTGGCTTAACTCTCGGTTGGAGTGATGGTAATACTTTTTTGCCTATTAATTTTGCTTTAATGTCAACTCACCAGCCTGCTAATCTGATTGGATGCTTAGCGCAGATTACTGACCAACGTCAAATTGCCGGTCAAAGAAGGGCTCAAGCTCAACGCCCAATGAACCAAGTGGCTCTAGAATTGATTAGACAAGCGCAAACACTAGGCGTGTCAGCTAAATACGTCCTTTTTGATTCTTGGTACAGTTCGCCGAAGATGTTTTGGCAACTCGCTCAGCTTCAGCTTTTTGGTGTGGGTATGCTCAAACGCAGCGCAAAAGTCTATTATCGATATCGTGGTCGTCACTATAGCATTAAGGGTCTTTATCAACGTTTAGCAGCTTCTAAAATGAATTGTCGGCATCACTATCTTTACAGCAGTGTCATTCAAGCCCAATATCATGGCCATCAGTTTCCGCTAAAAGTGGTTTTTGTATCCAAAAAGGGGCACCGTCAGGACTACCTAGTTTTAGCGACCACTAACTTAGCTATGCGGCCAGAAGAAATCATTCAATTGTACGGACGCCGCTGGCAAATTGAGACCTATTTCAAAGCTGCTAAGCAGTATTTAGCTCTTAATCGATCACAAATTCAAAGTTACGACGGTCAATGTGGTTATATTGCCGTCACCATGATTACTTATGACTTATTGGCTTGGCAAGAACGACTTAATACTGATGATCGCACAATTGGTGGACTCTTTTACATTATGAATCAAGCACTGCCAGATATTCGTTTTATGGACGCATTGGTCTACTTATTTCATGAACTGGGTCGAGCTGAGCTCAGCCTAACTGATCACATTGATGACATCATTAATCGATTCATAGCTCAGTTGCCAATAACGATCCAAAAAGCATTGAATACTGGCATCTAA